The genomic DNA CCGCGAAGTTCCTGGAGGGCGAGGACGACGCGGACAACGTGGTGGTGCGCAACATCATCGCCAGGCTGGACAGCTACCGCGAGCTGTTTGCCCATGTGGCCCGGCAGCTGGAAGCCAGCGGCTACGACACCGCCACGATTGCCAACCGCATGAGCGGCAAGGCCGTGGCCGAGTTCGACCAGGCCGACAAGCTGGTGGGAGAGCTCGATACCGTGCTGCGGGCCGAAGTGGCCCAGTCGGTCGAACAGCAGGGCCGGGTGTCCAGCGAGACCAAGTGGCTCTTCGTCCTGGCCGTGGTGATCACCGTGGTGGTGGTGGTGCCCACCACGCTGATGAACATGAACTCGATCTGCCACCCGCTTGAAGAGGCGCGCCGCATGGCGCAGGCCATTGCCGGGGGGGACCTGTCCCAGAACATTGCCGCCGAAGGCAAGGACGAAGTGGCCGACCTGCAGCGCGCGCTGCGCGACATGCAGCAGGGCCTGGGCGCGCTCGTGGCGCAGGTGCGGGACGCCAGCGGCAACATCGCCACGGCCAGCCAGGAGATCGCCATGGGCAACCAGGACCTCTCGCAACGCACCGAGCAGACGGCGAGCAATGCCCAGGAAGCGGTGGCTTCGCTCTCGCAGCTCACCTCGACGGTGCAGCAGACCGCGTCGTCGTCGCAGATGGCCAACCAGCTGGCGGCATCGGCCTCCAGCACCGCGACGCGCGGCGGCTCGGTGGTGCAGCAGGCCGTCTCCAGCATGCAGGAGATTTCGGCCTCCAGCCGCAAGATCGGCGACATCATCGGCCTGATCGATTCCATCGCCTTCCAGACCAACATCCTCGCGCTGAACGCCGCCGTGGAAGCCGCGCGTGCCGGTGAGCAGGGGCGGGGCTTTGCCGTGGTGGCCAGCGAGGTGCGCAGCCTGGCCCAGCGCTCGGCGGCGGCGGCCAGCGACATCAAGGGCCTGATCCACAGCAGCGTGACGGCCGTGGACGGGGGCGTGCGCCACGTGGAGGATGCGGGCACGGCCATGAAGGAAATCGTGGCCAGCGTGCAGCGCGTGGGCGACATCATCGGCGAGATCACGGCGGCGGCGTCGGAGCAGTCGGCCGGCATCGGCCAGGTGAACCAGTCGGTGGGTGAGATCGACCGCATGACGCAGCAGAACGCGGCGCTGGTGGAGGAATCCGCGGCGGCGGCCGAGTCCATGCGCGAACAGGCCGCGCGCCTGTCGCAGGTGGTGCAGCAGTTCCGCCTGGCCGACGCCATGCTCCACGCCGCCCACCACGCACCCGTGGAGGCGCCGCAGCACCAGGCGCTTGCCGGGGAGCCTTCCAGGGCACTGCTCGCGCGCTGATGATGGATTGAACCGGTGGCGCCCGCGCGCCATCACACCCGGAATGGGCCCTGCGGGCGGATGCGCATGCAGGGCTTTTTCATGCCCGGCGTGCGGCGGCCGCAGGCGCACCGGCCGCGCGATGCGCACCCGGTCCCCGACGGTTTGTTGACCTGCGTCATGCGCGGGCGGGCGCCTGCATGGCAATCTGGAGGCCTTGTGACCTGGGGAGCACTGCCATGCCGTCGATCAGCCTGCGGACCATCCACGAAGAGCATGCGTCGCTTGCGGCCGTGCTGCATTCCTTGCGCCTGATGCTGGACCAGGGGCCGGGCGACGAGCCCGCCGCGTTCTTCGACGTGATGCGGGCCATGCTGTTCTACATCGACGAATTCCCCGAACGCCAGCACCACCCGAAGGAATCGCAATGGCTGTTCCCGAAGGTGGCCGAGCGTTCGCCGGAGGCGGCCGGCGCCATCGCGCAACTGGAGCGCGAACACGCGGGCGGCGAGGCCGCCGTGCGCGAGCTGCAGCATCTGCTGCTGGGCTGGGAGCTGATGGGCGAGGCGCGCCGCGACACCTTTTCCGAGGCCCTGCGGCGCTATGTCGCTTTCTACCTGGAGCACATGCGCCTGGAGGAAACCGTGGTCTTGCCAGCGGCCCAGGCATGCCTGCAGCCTGGCGACTGGGCCGCGATCGATGCGGCGTTTGCCGGCAATACCAACCCGCTGGCGCCCGGCCAGGCGCGGGACCCCGCCTACGATCGCCTGTTCACGCGCATCGTGATGCGGGCGCCCAGCCCGATCGGGTTGGGCTGACGTCGCGCCCGCCTCAGGCCGACAGGGCGGGGTAGTCGGTGTAGCCCTCCGCGCCGCCGCCGTACAGCGTGGCGCGGTTGACCTCGTTCAGGGGCGCGCCGCGCTCCAGGCGCTGCACGAGGTCGGGGTTGGCGATGAACGGCCGGCCAAAGGCCACGATGTCCGCGCCGTTCGCGAGCGCGGTTTCCGCCAGCGCCTTGTCGTAGGCGTTGTTCACCATCCACGCGCCCTGGCCGCCGGCCGCGCGGTAGGCCGCCTTCAGGGCCGCGTAGTCGAAGGGGCGGTCGGGCAGTTCGCGCGGGCCGCCGGTCGCACCCTCGATCACGTGGATGTAGGAAAGGCCCAGCGGGCCGAGCTGGCGCACCACGTAGTCAAACAGGGGCTGCGGGTCCGCGTCCACCACGTCGTTGGCGGGCGTCACGGGCGACAGGCGGATGCCCGTGCGGCCGGCACCGATTTCCTGCGTGATGGCGGTGACCACTTCGACCAGCAGCCGGGCGCGGTTCTCGATGCTGCCGCCATAGGCGTCGGTGCGGTGGTTGGCGCTGGTCTTGAGGAACTGATCGATCAGGTAGCCGTTGGCGGCGTGCACCTCGACGCCGTCGAAGCCGGCTTCGATGGCAGCGCGGGCGGCACGGCGGTAGTCGGCCACGATGCCGGGGATCTCGGCGATCTCGAGCGCGCGGGGCTCCGAGGTCTGGGTGAACGTGGGCACGCCGTCCTTGATGAGCACGGTCTTGGTCTTGGCCTGGATCGCCGACGGGGCCACGGGCGCGGCATGGCCCGGCTGCAGGTCGGTGTGCGAGACACGGCCCACATGCCACAGCTGCACCACGATCTTGCCGCCCGCCGCGTGCACGGACGAAGTGACCTTCTTCCAGCCGGCGATCTGCTCGGGCGCATACAGGCCGGGCACGTCGGCGTAGCCCTGTCCCTGGTGGCTGATGGCGGTGGCCTCGGAAATCAGCAGGCCGGCGCTGGCGCGCTGCGTGTAGTAGGTGGCCACGAGGTCGGTGGGCACGGCGTTGGGCGAGCGGTTGCGCGTGAGCGGTGCCATGGCGATGCGGTTGGCCAGCTGCAGGTCACCGGCTTGGACGGGGTCGGACAGAAAAGGCATGCGGGGCTTTCAAAAACGGGTTGCACACAATCGATCAACCCCGGAAGGTTAATGCTGCAGCGCAAAACGTGCAGCGCACATGCGTCAACAAGGGCTCTGGTTTTGTGCTATCCGGGGCTGGCCGGCGGTGTGCGGGGCGCGCGGCGCGCTGGCGCGGCCTGGGGCAGAATCAAACGCCATGCCGCCCCGCCATCCTTCCCCCCGCCCCGTGCCCGCGCTGTGGCTGGCCGTGGCGCTGTCGATGGGGGCGGCGGTGTCGCTCGGCATCACGCGCTTTGCGTACGCGCTGCTGCTGCCGCCCATGCGGGAGGACCTGGGCTGGTCCTACACCCTCGCGGGCGCGATGAACACCGTGAATGCGCTGGGCTACCTGGTCGGCGCGCTGGCCACGCCCTGGCTGCTGCGGCGTGCCGCACCGGGGGCCGTGCTGCTGGCCGGCGCGGTGCTGGCCACCGTGTTCATGGGGCTCAGCGGTTTTTTCACCGAGGCGGTGCCGCTCCTGCTGCAGCGCCTGCTGGCCGGCGGGGCGAGCGCGCTCGTGTTCATTGCCGGCGGCCTGCTCGCCGCGCGCCTGGGGGCGCAGGAGCCGGGGCGCAGCGGCCTGCTGCTGGGGCTGTACTACGGGGGCACGGGCTGGGGCATCAGCCTGTCGGCCGTGCTCGTGCCCGCCGTGCTGGCGGCGGCGCCGTCCCCGCATGCCTGGACGTGGGCCTGGTGGGCGCTGGCGCTGGCCTGCATGGCCGCGACGGCGGCCCTGTGGTGGCCCGCGCGTGTGCTGCGCGGGCTGGCGGTGCCCGCGGATGCCCCCCGGGCCTTCAATGTGGTGCCGCCGCCCGCCCGGGTGCGCTGGCGTGCGCTGGCGCCCGCGCTGCTGGGCTACGGCCTGTTCGGCGTGGGCTACATCGGCTACATGACCTTCGTCGTGGCGCTGCTGCGCGAGCAAGGCGCCAGCGGCACGGCGGTGACCTGGTTCTATGCGCTGCTGGGGCTGGCGGTGGTGCTGTCGTCGCGCATCTGGGCGGGGCTGCTGGACCGCAGCCGTGGCGGCCAGGCGCTGGGCCTGCTCAACGGGTTGCTGGGCGTGGCCACCGTGCTGCCCGCGCTGACGTCGGCCTGGCCGGTGGTGCTGGCCTCGGGCCTGCTGTTTGGCGGCGTGTTCCTGTCGGTGGTGGCATCGACCACCGCCCTGGTGCGGCACAACCTGCCACAGGTGCTGTGGGCCAGCGGCATCAGCGCCTTCACCATTGTGTTCGCCGCCGGGCAGATCGTGGGGCCCACGGTGGTGGGCTGGATCGCCGATGGCCCGGGAGGCCTCGCGCGCGGGCTGGTGTTCTCGGCCTGCGCGCTGTGGTTGGGGGCGCTGGTGGCGTGGCGGCAGAAGCCGCTCTAGCGCATCTGGAGTTTTGGCCGTGCGCCGCGCTAGGCGCTCCCAATCGATACTGGCGCGGCCTAGGCCAGGAACGCCGAGCAAGGGCCGCCCCGCAGCGAGGGCGTTGTCCCCCTGCCCGCGTAGCGAGAGCGGGGGGAAGGCGCGCAGCGCCTCAGGGGGGTGTCCCTATTTCAGCAGGCCTTCCACCTTCATGGCGGCCTGCACGGCGGGGCGGGCCGCCACGCGGGCGGCGTAGGCCTGCAGGTTGGCCAGGCTGGAGATATCGATGCCGGTGGGCTTGTGCCAGCCTTGCACGGTGAACAGGTAGCCGTCGGCCACGGTGAAGTGGTCGCCCATGACGTACTGCTTGCCGGCGAGCTGGCCGTCCACCCACTGCAGACGCTGCAGCAGCCTGTCGCGCGCCATCACCTTGTATTCCTCGGGCGTGGCGGGATTGAAGAGCGGGGTGAAGCCGCGGTGCAGTTCCATGCCGATGAAGGTGAGCCATTCCTGCAGGCGGTAGCGCTGCAGCGTGCCATTCTGGGGGGCCAGCATCTTGAGGGGCACCTGGTCGGCGATGTATTGCACGATGGCGGGGCCTTCGCGCAGCCGCGTGCCGTCGTCCAGTTCCAGCATCGGCACATAGCCCAGCGGGTTGATGCCGTAGTAGTCGGAGCCGTCCTGCAGCTTGTGCGTCTTGGTGCTGGCCAGCACGGGCGTGTAGGCCAGGCCGGCCTCGTGCAGTGCGATGTGCGGGGAGAGCGAGCAGGCGCCGGGGGAGTAGTAGAGCTTCATGGACGGATCCTCGTGAAAAGTGGGAACCCTCCGATGCTATGCGCTGCACCGTCTTTCTGCTGGCACGGGGGCACGGCCCCGCGCCCCCTCGCGCCACGGCGCCTCAGACGTCGTGGCCGGGCATGTCGCGCTGCACCTTGCGCAGCAGCGCGGGCCATGCAAACGCACCGCCCAGCCCGCCTGTCTGCACCCGCATGGCCTGGGCCACGCCGCTCACGATCTGCGGGTTCACCGAGGTCAGCGCGCCGCCGGCCTGCGCGTCGATCTGGATGCGGCAGGTGTTCTCGAAGGTGTACATCGACAGGAAGGCATCGGCGATCGTCCTGCCCACGGTGAGCAGGCCGTGGTTGCGCAGCATGAGGAAGTTGGCCTCGCCCAGGTCGGCCTGCAGGCGCGGCTTTTCCTCGTCGCGAAAGGCCACGCCCTCGTACTCGTGGTACGCCAGCGAGCCCAGCACGAAGGTGCTCTGCTGGCTGATGGGCAGCACGCCGCCCTGTTGCGCGCTCACGGCCACGCCGGCGCGTGTGTGGGTGTGCAGCACGCACCCCGCCTCGGGCCGGGCCTCGTGCACGGCGCTGTGGATCACGAAGCCCGCCGGGTTCACGGGAAAGGGCGAGTCGTGCAGCTTGTTGCACTGCATGTCCACCTTGATGAGGCTCGACGCGGTGATCTCGTCGAACATGAGGCCGTAGGGGTTGATGAGGAAGTGGTGCTCCGGACCGGACACCGACTCGGGCAGCTTGGCGCTGATGTGCGTGAAGACCAGGTCGCTCCAGCCGTACAGCGCCACGAGCCGGTAGCAGGCCGCCAGGTCGCAGCGCAGCTGCCATTCTTCGGGGCTGACGCTGTCTTGCAGGGAAGGGATGTTGAGCATGGGCTTGTCTCCGCGTTGGGGATGGTGGGAGACCCCAATGTAGAACGATGCGGGGCGCGGGACTGTCAGGCAGGCTACACACGGCCCCCATGGATCGCTTTGCGTGCGCGTTTTCCCTTCAGGAAGGCAAAGGCCCCGCATGCGGGGCCTTTTTCCGTGCAGCATCGTCAGCGCAGGTGTTGCTGCCGCCGGATCTGGCGCCGCCCCAGCCAACCGAGTCCCAGCGCCGCGATGGCCAGCGCCCAGGGGGCATCCACGGGAATCTGGGCCGCTCCGGCCACGGTGATGTTCAACGTGAGCGTCGACGACAGGCCGTTGGAATCCGTGACCACGACCACCAGCGAATAGCTGCCGGGGGTGGTGGGGGTTCCGCTCAGCACGCCGCTGGCGCTCAGGGACATGCCGGGCGGCAGGCTGCCGGAACTCACCGCGAAGGTGTAGGGGCCGGTTCCACCCGCCACCGTGATCTGCCCGCTGTACGGCGTGCCAGGCACCAGCATGGGTGGCGGGGTGATGACCAGCGCACTGGCCACGGCGCCCGTGCCTGTCAGGTCCAGCTCGCGCCCCAGGGCGTCGGACACCGTGATGGTGAAGCTGTACGCCGCTGCGGTGGTGGGGGTGCCCGTGAGGGCGCCCCCGGCCGACAGGCTCAGGCCGGCGGGCAGCATGCCGGTGCTGACCAGGAACTGGTACGGCGCCACGCCATCGCTGCCCACGAAGGTCACGCTGTAGGGCACGCCCTGCACCGGCACGGGAATGGTGGAAGGTGTCACGTTGATGCTCTGGGCGCCTGCTGCTGCACCCCACAGCAGC from Acidovorax sp. A79 includes the following:
- a CDS encoding methyl-accepting chemotaxis protein — translated: MNLFSFMRQFTIRMRMLGAIAVVLGLLGLLGGAGMLGMFRIHDMSQNFMDNSFAKVGYMAELRGEMGSVRQYEKDMIIGYEKPEAVKAAHDKWLASQDKAKKIAAKFLEGEDDADNVVVRNIIARLDSYRELFAHVARQLEASGYDTATIANRMSGKAVAEFDQADKLVGELDTVLRAEVAQSVEQQGRVSSETKWLFVLAVVITVVVVVPTTLMNMNSICHPLEEARRMAQAIAGGDLSQNIAAEGKDEVADLQRALRDMQQGLGALVAQVRDASGNIATASQEIAMGNQDLSQRTEQTASNAQEAVASLSQLTSTVQQTASSSQMANQLAASASSTATRGGSVVQQAVSSMQEISASSRKIGDIIGLIDSIAFQTNILALNAAVEAARAGEQGRGFAVVASEVRSLAQRSAAAASDIKGLIHSSVTAVDGGVRHVEDAGTAMKEIVASVQRVGDIIGEITAAASEQSAGIGQVNQSVGEIDRMTQQNAALVEESAAAAESMREQAARLSQVVQQFRLADAMLHAAHHAPVEAPQHQALAGEPSRALLAR
- a CDS encoding hemerythrin domain-containing protein, whose protein sequence is MPSISLRTIHEEHASLAAVLHSLRLMLDQGPGDEPAAFFDVMRAMLFYIDEFPERQHHPKESQWLFPKVAERSPEAAGAIAQLEREHAGGEAAVRELQHLLLGWELMGEARRDTFSEALRRYVAFYLEHMRLEETVVLPAAQACLQPGDWAAIDAAFAGNTNPLAPGQARDPAYDRLFTRIVMRAPSPIGLG
- a CDS encoding alkene reductase, which encodes MPFLSDPVQAGDLQLANRIAMAPLTRNRSPNAVPTDLVATYYTQRASAGLLISEATAISHQGQGYADVPGLYAPEQIAGWKKVTSSVHAAGGKIVVQLWHVGRVSHTDLQPGHAAPVAPSAIQAKTKTVLIKDGVPTFTQTSEPRALEIAEIPGIVADYRRAARAAIEAGFDGVEVHAANGYLIDQFLKTSANHRTDAYGGSIENRARLLVEVVTAITQEIGAGRTGIRLSPVTPANDVVDADPQPLFDYVVRQLGPLGLSYIHVIEGATGGPRELPDRPFDYAALKAAYRAAGGQGAWMVNNAYDKALAETALANGADIVAFGRPFIANPDLVQRLERGAPLNEVNRATLYGGGAEGYTDYPALSA
- a CDS encoding YbfB/YjiJ family MFS transporter — translated: MPPRHPSPRPVPALWLAVALSMGAAVSLGITRFAYALLLPPMREDLGWSYTLAGAMNTVNALGYLVGALATPWLLRRAAPGAVLLAGAVLATVFMGLSGFFTEAVPLLLQRLLAGGASALVFIAGGLLAARLGAQEPGRSGLLLGLYYGGTGWGISLSAVLVPAVLAAAPSPHAWTWAWWALALACMAATAALWWPARVLRGLAVPADAPRAFNVVPPPARVRWRALAPALLGYGLFGVGYIGYMTFVVALLREQGASGTAVTWFYALLGLAVVLSSRIWAGLLDRSRGGQALGLLNGLLGVATVLPALTSAWPVVLASGLLFGGVFLSVVASTTALVRHNLPQVLWASGISAFTIVFAAGQIVGPTVVGWIADGPGGLARGLVFSACALWLGALVAWRQKPL
- the gstA gene encoding glutathione transferase GstA yields the protein MKLYYSPGACSLSPHIALHEAGLAYTPVLASTKTHKLQDGSDYYGINPLGYVPMLELDDGTRLREGPAIVQYIADQVPLKMLAPQNGTLQRYRLQEWLTFIGMELHRGFTPLFNPATPEEYKVMARDRLLQRLQWVDGQLAGKQYVMGDHFTVADGYLFTVQGWHKPTGIDISSLANLQAYAARVAARPAVQAAMKVEGLLK
- a CDS encoding class II aldolase/adducin family protein, with translation MLNIPSLQDSVSPEEWQLRCDLAACYRLVALYGWSDLVFTHISAKLPESVSGPEHHFLINPYGLMFDEITASSLIKVDMQCNKLHDSPFPVNPAGFVIHSAVHEARPEAGCVLHTHTRAGVAVSAQQGGVLPISQQSTFVLGSLAYHEYEGVAFRDEEKPRLQADLGEANFLMLRNHGLLTVGRTIADAFLSMYTFENTCRIQIDAQAGGALTSVNPQIVSGVAQAMRVQTGGLGGAFAWPALLRKVQRDMPGHDV
- a CDS encoding Ig domain-containing protein produces the protein MMARAARAAATWCRHLLAGAGAAGLLLWGAAAGAQSINVTPSTIPVPVQGVPYSVTFVGSDGVAPYQFLVSTGMLPAGLSLSAGGALTGTPTTAAAYSFTITVSDALGRELDLTGTGAVASALVITPPPMLVPGTPYSGQITVAGGTGPYTFAVSSGSLPPGMSLSASGVLSGTPTTPGSYSLVVVVTDSNGLSSTLTLNITVAGAAQIPVDAPWALAIAALGLGWLGRRQIRRQQHLR